One Oscillospiraceae bacterium DNA window includes the following coding sequences:
- a CDS encoding NrtA/SsuA/CpmA family ABC transporter substrate-binding protein: MKKNKTIIKRLTAALLCGSLLALSLAGCGKSAAISSAAQSSAASHSADKVVITYVQSPLNVPTIVEKARSSFETAYKAKGVGMEYSNLTSGADQTAALASGKIQLLNNVGGASVIISAAGGADIKILSMYCRAPKAFMLFSKNAAVKSPADLKGKTIAGPKGTTLHEMLAAYLKTGGLTLKDVHFVSMSIPNARAALEGGSVDAALLAGPNAYNCQKKGFHMVTNGDGLITGTSVTATTQKFYNENKDLVNTFLQVQKGTLQYISKNYENSMKMTAKATDLDIGAVKEMYKLYDFDSTISDTDIASLQSTEAFLKEAGMISKSVDIKSLLLKR; this comes from the coding sequence ATGAAAAAGAACAAAACGATAATCAAGCGCCTGACCGCCGCCCTGCTGTGCGGCAGTCTTTTGGCCCTGTCTCTAGCCGGCTGCGGCAAAAGCGCCGCCATTTCGTCTGCCGCTCAGAGCAGTGCAGCGTCACACAGCGCAGACAAAGTTGTCATTACCTATGTGCAGTCCCCTTTAAATGTACCGACGATCGTCGAAAAAGCGCGTTCCAGTTTTGAAACCGCCTACAAGGCAAAAGGCGTGGGTATGGAGTACTCGAACCTGACCTCCGGCGCAGACCAGACTGCAGCGCTTGCTTCCGGGAAAATTCAGCTGCTCAACAACGTGGGCGGCGCCTCGGTTATTATCTCAGCCGCAGGCGGTGCAGATATTAAAATATTGAGTATGTATTGCCGTGCGCCAAAGGCCTTTATGCTGTTTTCCAAAAATGCAGCGGTCAAGTCGCCTGCCGACCTGAAAGGAAAAACCATTGCCGGACCAAAAGGCACCACCCTGCATGAGATGCTTGCTGCCTACCTGAAGACCGGCGGCCTGACCCTAAAGGACGTTCACTTTGTTTCCATGAGTATCCCCAACGCGCGCGCAGCGCTGGAGGGCGGCAGCGTAGACGCTGCCCTTCTTGCCGGGCCAAATGCCTACAACTGCCAGAAAAAAGGCTTTCACATGGTTACCAATGGCGACGGCCTGATTACCGGGACCAGTGTGACCGCCACCACACAGAAGTTTTACAATGAAAATAAAGATTTGGTGAATACTTTCCTTCAGGTACAGAAAGGAACCTTACAGTACATCAGCAAAAATTACGAAAATTCTATGAAAATGACTGCTAAGGCCACTGACCTTGACATCGGCGCTGTCAAAGAAATGTACAAGCTCTATGACTTTGACAGCACGATTTCTGACACAGACATTGCTTCTTTGCAGTCGACCGAAGCCTTTTTGAAAGAGGCCGGCATGATTTCAAAGTCTGTCGACATCAAGAGCCTGCTGCTAAAACGCTGA